The Bacillota bacterium genome contains a region encoding:
- the carA gene encoding glutamine-hydrolyzing carbamoyl-phosphate synthase small subunit: MQAVLALEDGSIYRGRAIGAPGESWGEVVFNTGMTGYECVLTDPSYCGQIVVMTSPLIGNYGICDADFESNRAYVRGFVVRDACETPSNWRSEGTLDGFLKERGVVGLTGVDTRAITRRLRTNGTMRGIIATGDIAGTALVEQSRTLPHLSEQDFILEVTGSHIHTFPGPGPRIAVIDLGAKGNIARCLNARGCEVVVFPAGTDSSTIAACRPDGLVLSNGPGDPVKAAHVAETARQFFGKIPVMGICLGHQLLALALGARTYKLKFGHRGANHPVLDVARGRVIITSHNHGFSVDEESLKDAGLIVTFRSLNDGTVEGLKHPDLPIVGTQFHPEAAPGPKDANYLFDEYIALLKQETEETCLATAI, from the coding sequence ATGCAGGCGGTTTTAGCGCTCGAAGACGGCTCGATCTACCGCGGACGCGCGATCGGGGCGCCTGGGGAGAGCTGGGGAGAAGTAGTGTTCAACACCGGCATGACTGGGTATGAGTGTGTGCTGACGGACCCCTCCTACTGCGGGCAGATCGTAGTGATGACATCTCCGCTCATCGGGAACTACGGCATCTGCGATGCGGATTTCGAATCGAACAGAGCATATGTTCGTGGTTTCGTAGTTCGCGATGCGTGCGAGACGCCGAGCAACTGGCGGTCTGAAGGCACCCTGGATGGCTTTCTGAAAGAGCGGGGCGTCGTCGGGCTGACCGGTGTAGACACCCGGGCCATCACGAGACGGCTTCGCACCAACGGCACCATGCGGGGGATCATCGCCACGGGTGACATTGCTGGGACCGCTCTGGTCGAGCAGTCACGAACCCTCCCTCACCTGAGTGAGCAGGACTTTATCCTGGAGGTTACGGGGTCACACATCCATACGTTCCCCGGCCCGGGACCCCGGATTGCAGTGATAGACCTCGGAGCCAAGGGGAATATCGCCCGGTGCTTGAATGCCAGAGGATGTGAGGTAGTTGTCTTCCCAGCCGGCACCGACAGCAGCACCATCGCCGCCTGTCGGCCGGACGGCCTAGTTCTCTCAAATGGTCCCGGGGACCCAGTGAAGGCGGCCCACGTGGCTGAGACCGCCCGGCAGTTCTTCGGTAAAATCCCCGTCATGGGCATATGCCTCGGTCATCAGCTCCTCGCCCTCGCCCTGGGCGCCCGCACCTACAAGCTCAAGTTCGGACACAGAGGGGCTAACCACCCTGTGCTGGACGTCGCACGAGGCCGTGTCATAATCACCTCCCACAACCACGGGTTCTCGGTGGATGAAGAATCCCTGAAAGACGCGGGCCTGATCGTGACGTTCCGAAGCCTCAACGACGGGACGGTTGAAGGGCTGAAGCATCCCGACCTCCCGATCGTGGGAACACAATTCCACCCGGAGGCCGCGCCCGGACCCAAAGACGCCAACTACTTGTTCGA
- a CDS encoding type II toxin-antitoxin system HicB family antitoxin, whose product MTASGRDHLFGYSVRLARITEADEGGWLAEVLELPGCVSDGETPGDALNNAREATECWLAAANEDRDTPPGPRHHEDTEYSGKFTLRRPKSLHRALSKQSEREGASLNQLVLSMICLAFGVGWSRLDQHGDQPTCAASKEVHTDSK is encoded by the coding sequence ATGACGGCCAGTGGGAGGGATCACCTGTTTGGCTACAGCGTGCGGCTGGCCCGGATCACCGAGGCGGATGAGGGCGGCTGGTTGGCCGAGGTGCTTGAACTGCCCGGATGTGTGTCTGATGGTGAAACCCCCGGAGACGCCTTAAACAACGCGAGAGAAGCCACAGAATGCTGGCTCGCTGCGGCAAACGAAGACAGAGATACGCCTCCTGGCCCCAGGCATCACGAGGACACTGAGTACAGCGGCAAGTTCACGCTGAGGCGGCCTAAGTCTCTGCACAGAGCTTTGAGCAAGCAGTCTGAGCGCGAGGGTGCCAGCTTGAACCAGCTTGTTCTCTCAATGATATGTCTTGCCTTTGGTGTTGGCTGGAGCAGGTTGGATCAACACGGTGACCAGCCAACGTGTGCGGCTTCCAAGGAGGTTCATACGGACTCAAAATGA
- a CDS encoding YccF domain-containing protein, whose protein sequence is MSTIGNIIWLVTGGFAGAILWCIAGMLLCITIVGIPFGIQCFKIAGLQLTPFGRRVIGDGGGAAMSVLGNIVWIVLIGWVLAVAHVAMGIAFAATIIGIPFAVQSFKLAALSLAPFRKRVV, encoded by the coding sequence ATGTCGACCATCGGCAATATCATCTGGTTGGTTACCGGTGGCTTCGCCGGCGCCATTCTGTGGTGCATTGCAGGGATGCTTCTCTGCATTACGATTGTGGGCATCCCATTCGGGATTCAGTGTTTCAAGATAGCCGGACTTCAGCTGACTCCTTTCGGCAGGAGGGTAATAGGCGACGGCGGCGGAGCCGCCATGAGCGTTCTTGGCAACATAGTGTGGATTGTTCTCATCGGATGGGTTCTTGCTGTTGCACATGTTGCCATGGGGATTGCTTTTGCGGCGACCATCATCGGGATACCCTTCGCCGTGCAGAGTTTCAAGCTAGCCGCATTGTCGCTTGCGCCATTCCGCAAACGCGTGGTGTGA
- a CDS encoding isoprenylcysteine carboxylmethyltransferase family protein, whose protein sequence is MNQRTLGDVRERALRGMAKTIASALVVGLLLFVSAGRLDWVMGWAYVGLSFIGIAASALVVDPELLAERAEIGRGVQALDVLLAIIMARLGPVAISVVAGLNLRFRWQPRISPGIQGMGAVAVLLGYVVTLWAMASNRFFSGVVRIQTERGHAVVTSGPYALVRHPGYAGVILATLGAPLMLRSAWALVPAAATVCVIVVRTVLEDRTLLRDLAGYRIYSERVRYRLLPGVW, encoded by the coding sequence GTGAATCAGCGCACGCTCGGGGATGTCAGAGAGCGGGCATTGCGTGGCATGGCGAAAACGATTGCGTCCGCTCTTGTCGTCGGCTTGCTCCTGTTTGTGTCGGCAGGCCGGCTGGACTGGGTCATGGGGTGGGCATACGTTGGATTATCCTTCATCGGAATAGCTGCAAGTGCCCTGGTTGTGGATCCTGAGTTGCTTGCAGAGCGCGCCGAAATCGGGCGCGGGGTCCAGGCGCTGGATGTTCTGCTGGCAATCATCATGGCGAGGCTGGGCCCGGTCGCAATCTCAGTCGTAGCTGGCCTGAATCTGCGGTTCCGCTGGCAGCCCCGGATTTCACCTGGAATCCAGGGGATGGGCGCAGTGGCGGTACTTCTCGGTTATGTCGTCACCCTCTGGGCAATGGCCTCAAACAGGTTCTTCTCGGGAGTGGTCCGAATCCAGACGGAACGGGGACACGCCGTCGTCACCTCCGGCCCCTACGCCCTAGTCCGACACCCAGGATATGCGGGAGTGATTCTTGCCACGCTCGGTGCGCCTTTGATGCTTCGCTCGGCATGGGCGCTGGTTCCCGCCGCAGCTACAGTATGTGTGATAGTCGTCAGGACAGTGCTTGAAGACCGGACTCTACTGAGGGATCTTGCGGGGTATCGGATCTATTCCGAACGCGTCCGGTATCGCTTGCTGCCGGGAGTCTGGTAG
- a CDS encoding ribbon-helix-helix domain-containing protein: MHLTRKQIYLTPELDEHLKRLALATGNSESFVIREALAEYVAKAAKEADQCDNPLAKLLALDVDCKATDGSREHDRDLYRSYTRPPEGPKGCAR; the protein is encoded by the coding sequence GTGCATCTGACACGCAAGCAAATCTACCTCACCCCTGAACTTGATGAACACCTCAAGAGACTTGCATTGGCGACCGGGAATTCGGAGTCGTTCGTTATCAGGGAGGCCTTGGCCGAGTACGTGGCGAAGGCTGCCAAGGAGGCCGATCAGTGCGACAACCCGCTGGCGAAGTTGCTAGCTCTGGACGTCGACTGCAAAGCGACCGACGGCAGCCGGGAGCACGACCGCGATCTCTACAGGTCGTATACGAGGCCGCCCGAGGGTCCCAAGGGGTGCGCGAGGTGA